A single genomic interval of Aedes aegypti strain LVP_AGWG chromosome 1, AaegL5.0 Primary Assembly, whole genome shotgun sequence harbors:
- the LOC5580008 gene encoding cathepsin B-like cysteine proteinase 3 yields the protein MVNVKLLVFAIGVVVIARSERLGDDPFNDGFLAQVQRHAKTWTPDATFRDGIRFENFQNMKGIFESKIGFRLPTKRHDVAYNMDIPEFFDAREKWPYCKSISTIKNQGLCGACWAVAAVSVMSDRLCIHSEGKFDVELAAEDLMGCCKDCGNGCNGGFLDGTSFQYWVDVGLVSGAAYNSTDGCKPYPFKPCLYPFVGCHPEKTPSCTHHCTEGYDGTYRRDKYYGSAAYKLPNDERMIQLEIMTNGPVESGFSVYQDLYLYKTGVYQHVVGREVGKHAVRLIGWGKERGVPYWLIANSYGEDWGEHGYFKFLRGSNHLGIESVVIAGLPKV from the coding sequence ATGGTCAACGTTAAATTACTGGTGTTCGCTATCGGCGTCGTCGTCATTGCCCGGTCGGAACGGCTTGGGGACGACCCGTTCAATGATGGATTCCTGGCGCAGGTGCAACGTCACGCCAAAACCTGGACCCCGGACGCGACCTTCCGCGACGGGATTCGGTTTGAAAACTTCCAGAACATGAAGGGCATTTTCGAGAGCAAAATCGGCTTCCGGTTGCCAACGAAGAGACACGACGTGGCCTACAACATGGATATTCCGGAGTTCTTCGATGCGAGGGAGAAGTGGCCGTACTGCAAGTCGATTTCTACCATTAAGAACCAGGGGCTGTGTGGGGCGTGCTGGGCAGTGGCAGCGGTCAGCGTGATGTCCGATCGGTTGTGTATCCACTCGGAGGGAAAGTTCGATGTGGAACTGGCTGCGGAGGACCTGATGGGATGCTGTAAGGATTGTGGCAATGGATGTAACGGAGGATTTTTGGACGGGACTTCGTTCCAGTACTGGGTGGATGTGGGATTGGTGAGCGGTGCGGCGTACAACAGCACGGACGGATGCAAGCCGTATCCGTTTAAGCCATGTTTGTATCCGTTTGTGGGATGCCATCCGGAGAAGACACCTTCGTGTACTCATCATTGCACTGAAGGGTATGACGGAACGTACCGAAGGGATAAATACTACGGATCGGCGGCATACAAACTTCCGAACGATGAGCGGATGATCCAGCTGGAGATTATGACCAATGGACCGGTTGAGTCTGGATTTTCGGTGTATCAGGATTTGTATCTGTACAAAACCGGAGTGTACCAACACGTGGTGGGACGAGAGGTAGGAAAGCATGCGGTCAGGTTGATTGGATGGGGTAAGGAACGAGGCGTACCATACTGGTTGATAGCCAATTCGTACGGCGAAGATTGGGGTGAGCATGGCTACTTCAAGTTCCTCCGTGGTTCGAACCATTTGGGAATCGAGTCAGTAGTGATCGCCGGACTTCCCAAGGTGTAA